From a single Lentisphaera profundi genomic region:
- a CDS encoding response regulator transcription factor encodes MKVLIAEDDVLIREGLIDIFEDEGYEIAEAANGREALELYSSEKPDFICLDIMMPEINGYEVCKEIRKTNPDIPIIFLSAKSQEEDKLQGFDLGADDYITKPFGIKEVIARVRAVTRRCLKKSSTSNECFKMAKISVNPKGLTCTRNEEIIELGLRDIKILQYLHSHANEAISRQQLFQSCWGMEFMGNTRSIDQKISQLRKLIEDNPQEPKIIQTAHGVGYIYKD; translated from the coding sequence ATGAAAGTACTTATTGCCGAAGATGATGTCCTCATACGAGAAGGCTTAATTGATATTTTTGAAGACGAGGGCTACGAAATTGCGGAAGCCGCAAATGGTCGTGAAGCATTAGAACTCTACTCATCTGAAAAGCCCGATTTTATTTGTCTCGATATTATGATGCCCGAAATCAATGGCTATGAAGTTTGTAAGGAAATCCGCAAAACTAATCCTGATATCCCTATTATTTTTTTAAGTGCTAAATCCCAAGAAGAAGATAAGCTTCAGGGCTTTGATTTAGGCGCAGATGATTACATCACCAAGCCCTTTGGCATCAAAGAAGTCATTGCTAGGGTGAGAGCGGTTACACGCCGCTGCCTCAAGAAAAGTTCTACTAGCAATGAATGCTTTAAGATGGCGAAGATCAGTGTAAACCCCAAGGGACTTACTTGTACACGAAATGAAGAAATCATCGAACTTGGTTTGCGCGATATCAAGATCCTTCAATACCTTCACTCTCATGCCAACGAAGCTATTTCTAGACAACAGCTTTTTCAATCCTGCTGGGGCATGGAATTCATGGGCAATACGCGCTCCATCGATCAAAAGATTTCTCAGCTTCGCAAACTAATAGAAGATAACCCTCAAGAACCCAAAATCATTCAAACAGCTCACGGTGTGGGATATATCTACAAAGATTAA
- a CDS encoding sensor histidine kinase: MLKARFYSLQNERLQSIEQQSTAILKKIETGLIPLITNTDMDNKSINETSSASIYINHLFILNPKGKVIYPLRSSEAITPRELDFLNRNSDILLNPQTYQPSKADAHNGWYSWYIRKKLHLILWSKTIDSYTVGVELHQERIINEIINSIPKNISSNDYQLTLKNAEQNLYQYSSETQSFDASVKTELPYPLHSYQFVYQFNEPNFISPLRKYFLMGFSLIIAGALSGICYLFYREQIRNIRESAQRVNFANQVSHELKTPLTNIRMYAELLEFQLSDDDPKVTKRLNVIIKESHRLSRMINNVLNFAKQENDSVFIKTEEIVLDPLLQEVLNKFDLAFRKKEISIKLHLNSQKTIEADPDLITQIIGNLLSNVEKYVPQKSNLDISTYQDNELTTLIMQDNGPGIAKKHKEKIFQSFYRISNQLSDGVTGTGIGLAIARDFARAHRGDLELVPSESGACFKLTLPNARK; encoded by the coding sequence ATGCTGAAAGCCCGCTTTTATAGCCTACAAAATGAGCGCTTACAAAGCATTGAGCAGCAATCTACTGCCATCTTAAAAAAGATTGAAACGGGGCTAATCCCCTTGATTACAAATACCGATATGGATAATAAATCTATTAATGAAACTAGTAGTGCCAGTATCTACATTAATCATTTATTCATTCTAAACCCTAAAGGTAAGGTCATTTACCCTTTACGTTCAAGTGAAGCGATTACGCCACGTGAACTAGATTTTTTAAACCGCAACTCAGATATCCTTTTAAATCCTCAAACTTATCAGCCGAGTAAAGCAGATGCTCACAACGGTTGGTACTCTTGGTACATTAGAAAAAAACTGCATCTGATTTTATGGTCAAAAACGATCGATTCATACACGGTAGGAGTGGAGTTACATCAAGAAAGAATTATTAATGAAATCATTAATAGCATCCCTAAAAACATCAGTAGTAATGACTATCAACTCACTTTGAAAAATGCTGAGCAAAACCTTTATCAATATTCCTCCGAAACTCAATCATTTGACGCTTCCGTAAAAACAGAATTGCCCTACCCCCTGCATTCATACCAATTTGTTTATCAGTTCAATGAACCGAATTTTATTTCTCCTCTCAGAAAATATTTCCTCATGGGTTTCAGCCTCATTATTGCAGGCGCCCTTTCTGGAATATGTTATTTATTTTATCGTGAACAAATTCGCAATATCCGCGAATCGGCTCAGCGCGTCAATTTTGCCAACCAAGTTTCACATGAGTTAAAAACTCCGCTTACCAATATACGCATGTATGCTGAGCTCTTGGAGTTTCAACTCAGTGATGATGACCCCAAAGTCACAAAGCGTCTTAATGTAATTATTAAGGAATCGCATCGTTTAAGTCGCATGATCAATAATGTCCTGAATTTTGCTAAACAGGAAAACGATAGCGTATTCATCAAGACTGAGGAGATCGTCCTCGACCCCCTCTTACAAGAAGTTCTCAATAAATTTGACCTCGCTTTTCGTAAAAAGGAAATCTCTATTAAGCTCCACCTCAATAGCCAGAAAACTATCGAAGCAGATCCCGATTTAATCACGCAAATCATTGGGAACTTACTCAGCAATGTAGAGAAATACGTCCCTCAAAAATCCAATTTAGATATCAGTACTTATCAAGATAATGAACTGACTACTTTAATTATGCAGGATAACGGTCCTGGAATTGCTAAGAAACATAAAGAAAAAATCTTTCAATCATTCTACCGAATTTCTAATCAGCTCTCAGATGGCGTGACGGGTACCGGCATTGGCCTCGCCATTGCTCGCGACTTTGCACGCGCACATCGCGGCGACCTCGAACTCGTCCCCTCCGAGTCGGGAGCCTGCTTTAAACTAACTTTACCCAATGCAAGGAAATAA
- a CDS encoding protein kinase domain-containing protein, whose protein sequence is MDREEESFDKNFASFYDELDELDEMPLLDMIESIKTRYCEFKYVDEGGIKVIQTCKDLKTGRTVAMARLKNDANDQQKEAFLKEARLTAALQHPNIIPMHDLGLKGRHPWFTMKFISGSSLEQILSDLKNNKKDYLVDLSDRLDVFIKVCDAIAYAHSRGVLHLDLKPDNIQISDYGDVLLCDWGLAKVMAAICDEELLDCYAFNPKETNVTIDGLIKGTPGYMAPEQTGLIKSKKGVYTDVFSLGCVLYKILTFKKPFSGAAIKLIMKKTLDCDFIKPTKIDTSIPLPLEAVCLKAMSKDPNERYASVVELQKEILSYRNGFATSAEKASLLTLMRLWVKRHRSISIASLLLVLISIFAAWFMINNLKLEKINAIQRAEKLSLEKEFHVKMGKDAAPRFYQRAQIAFNSFNFDDAVNFCDSAVELDPSLKEAWGLKGLLHIIYQEFNAAVKALEKNGEAPELLDLAKQFQKIKDDDVLALSLDQFLALFKQGMENEQPKVVGGLVHYTAYSEMPLAKRIEFCKGVIIVHNKKLAISQVKNQKIHFEYDRKNKHLDVSHNDWIQSALILQGFPAQSADLSHTKIKDFICFRNQPLKSLDVSYTKIIELNTLENYDLRNLNISHTAIANIYKLRDMSLKTLNISHSAVRTSMNLTGFEDLEKLYIHQGQFKLENLKKRLPNTEIIILP, encoded by the coding sequence ATGGATAGAGAAGAAGAGAGTTTCGATAAAAATTTTGCAAGCTTTTATGATGAGCTAGATGAATTAGATGAAATGCCGCTACTCGATATGATTGAGTCAATTAAGACTCGATACTGTGAGTTTAAGTACGTTGATGAAGGTGGAATAAAAGTCATTCAAACATGTAAGGACCTTAAGACTGGTCGTACGGTTGCTATGGCTCGTTTGAAAAATGATGCCAATGACCAACAAAAAGAAGCCTTTCTCAAAGAAGCACGCCTGACCGCAGCCTTACAGCACCCGAATATCATCCCTATGCACGACTTAGGTTTAAAAGGCCGTCACCCTTGGTTTACCATGAAGTTCATATCGGGATCTTCGCTTGAACAGATTTTAAGTGATTTAAAAAATAATAAGAAAGATTATTTAGTCGATTTAAGTGATCGCTTAGATGTGTTCATTAAAGTTTGTGATGCAATAGCCTATGCCCACTCTAGGGGTGTACTTCACTTGGATCTTAAGCCAGATAATATCCAAATAAGTGATTATGGTGATGTTTTACTCTGTGATTGGGGCCTTGCAAAGGTGATGGCCGCTATCTGCGACGAAGAGTTGCTGGACTGTTATGCTTTCAATCCTAAGGAGACGAATGTTACGATAGATGGCCTCATCAAAGGAACGCCGGGCTATATGGCGCCTGAACAAACCGGTCTGATCAAGAGTAAAAAAGGTGTCTACACAGATGTTTTCTCTTTAGGCTGTGTTTTGTATAAAATTTTAACGTTCAAAAAACCGTTTAGCGGTGCAGCTATTAAGTTGATCATGAAGAAAACGCTTGACTGTGATTTTATAAAACCCACAAAAATAGATACTAGTATTCCCTTGCCTTTGGAAGCGGTATGCTTGAAAGCTATGTCGAAAGATCCTAATGAACGTTATGCAAGTGTGGTCGAGTTACAAAAAGAAATTTTAAGTTACCGCAATGGTTTTGCGACCAGCGCAGAAAAAGCGTCTCTATTAACGTTAATGCGCTTATGGGTGAAACGCCATCGATCGATCAGTATCGCCTCGCTCTTACTTGTTTTGATCAGTATTTTTGCCGCTTGGTTTATGATTAATAATTTGAAACTTGAAAAAATTAATGCCATACAACGTGCGGAAAAATTAAGTCTTGAGAAAGAGTTTCATGTCAAAATGGGAAAAGATGCTGCCCCACGTTTTTATCAACGTGCTCAAATTGCCTTTAATTCCTTTAATTTTGATGATGCGGTGAACTTTTGTGATAGTGCAGTAGAACTCGATCCGAGTTTAAAAGAAGCGTGGGGCTTGAAGGGACTTTTACACATCATCTACCAAGAGTTCAATGCCGCGGTTAAGGCACTTGAAAAAAATGGAGAAGCACCTGAATTACTTGACTTGGCAAAACAATTTCAGAAAATCAAAGATGATGATGTCTTAGCATTGTCTTTAGATCAATTTCTTGCTTTGTTTAAGCAGGGGATGGAAAACGAACAGCCAAAAGTCGTTGGCGGGCTGGTTCATTACACCGCGTATTCAGAAATGCCGCTTGCTAAGCGGATTGAGTTTTGCAAGGGTGTGATTATTGTTCATAATAAAAAACTAGCCATAAGTCAGGTTAAAAATCAAAAAATTCACTTTGAGTATGATCGAAAAAATAAACATCTGGATGTTTCCCATAATGATTGGATTCAATCAGCTCTAATTTTACAGGGTTTTCCAGCTCAATCAGCCGATTTGTCCCATACTAAAATTAAAGATTTCATCTGTTTTCGTAATCAGCCATTGAAATCACTGGATGTGAGTTACACCAAAATCATTGAATTAAATACTTTGGAAAATTATGATTTGAGAAATCTTAATATATCACATACAGCAATTGCGAATATTTATAAGTTGAGAGATATGTCTTTGAAGACACTAAATATAAGTCATTCTGCAGTGCGTACCAGCATGAATTTAACTGGTTTTGAGGATTTGGAAAAACTGTATATTCACCAAGGACAATTTAAGCTTGAAAACCTTAAGAAAAGGCTTCCCAATACTGAAATTATTATCCTACCGTAA
- a CDS encoding RNA polymerase sigma factor: MNNKQVTRQTLLYKLIDSNDEKSWDEFAQYYEGYIYVVIRGLGVDKQIAEDLLQDVLIKVWKSLPKYEYREGECTFRTWLCLVIKSTVYNFYKKKSTRNDNKNIDYDETLHSLDMFTEPEVHRIAELEWKSYISNMAWKNVQDEFSDRTREIFKMSMGQEDNELIGEKFEMSASSVRVYKSRVRKVLLREISRLNQELGG, from the coding sequence ATGAATAATAAGCAAGTTACTCGGCAGACACTTTTGTATAAGCTGATTGATTCGAATGATGAGAAATCTTGGGATGAGTTTGCGCAATATTATGAAGGCTACATATACGTAGTTATTCGAGGTTTAGGGGTTGATAAGCAAATTGCTGAAGACTTGTTACAAGACGTGCTGATTAAAGTTTGGAAGTCATTGCCTAAATATGAATATCGTGAAGGCGAGTGTACTTTTCGCACTTGGTTATGCTTAGTTATAAAAAGTACGGTGTATAATTTTTACAAAAAGAAATCCACTCGCAATGATAACAAGAATATTGACTATGATGAAACACTCCATTCATTAGATATGTTCACGGAACCGGAAGTTCATCGAATCGCGGAATTGGAATGGAAGAGCTATATTTCTAATATGGCTTGGAAAAATGTGCAAGATGAATTTTCAGATAGGACTCGCGAGATTTTTAAAATGTCGATGGGGCAAGAGGATAATGAACTTATTGGTGAAAAATTTGAAATGAGTGCCAGTTCTGTACGCGTCTACAAATCGCGAGTCAGAAAAGTTTTGCTCAGAGAAATATCACGTTTAAATCAAGAACTTGGCGGCTAG
- a CDS encoding CsgG/HfaB family protein produces the protein MKHLLILMALLPSLIFAYAEKTVVSIINVEVSKKISSSAGAEIEELLNAFLSVNDELLVVERKKLEDLLKEQASSEAGFMDEESRVKVQKLYGVKYFISAKLFSVGSKMYLTTNVIDVETSEKKTFMVKTSARGDYSDLAEQSGEKLLLAIDDLSSKQKVVKLEDPRDILKAKFKGQELPTVAIFIEEQHVAQAVIDPAAQTELMDIMKQAGFVVKEYKSSIKSDLFEDGIKEIKADLKDVDIIILGEGISQFALRRGELISCKARLEIKALQKNNEKVLAIKSLTSSGVDVSEAIAGKEALQNCANNLAVKFISEMMETWKEK, from the coding sequence ATGAAGCACTTATTAATACTCATGGCCTTGTTACCCAGTTTGATTTTTGCCTACGCAGAAAAAACTGTGGTCTCAATTATTAATGTTGAAGTATCGAAAAAAATCAGTTCCTCTGCAGGTGCTGAAATTGAAGAGCTTTTGAATGCCTTTCTAAGTGTGAATGATGAATTACTAGTGGTGGAAAGAAAAAAACTTGAAGACCTATTAAAAGAACAAGCGAGTTCTGAAGCGGGTTTCATGGATGAAGAAAGCCGTGTGAAAGTCCAAAAACTTTATGGAGTGAAATACTTTATTTCCGCTAAACTTTTTTCAGTTGGTAGCAAGATGTATTTGACCACAAATGTTATAGATGTGGAAACAAGTGAAAAGAAAACTTTCATGGTGAAAACATCCGCACGAGGTGATTATTCAGATTTAGCAGAACAATCCGGTGAGAAATTATTGCTGGCGATAGATGATTTAAGTTCAAAACAGAAAGTAGTTAAGCTTGAAGATCCAAGAGATATTTTAAAAGCAAAATTCAAGGGGCAGGAACTACCTACCGTCGCCATATTTATTGAAGAGCAGCATGTCGCTCAAGCAGTGATTGATCCTGCGGCTCAAACTGAATTAATGGATATTATGAAACAAGCGGGCTTTGTGGTTAAAGAATATAAATCATCAATCAAATCAGATCTATTTGAGGATGGAATAAAAGAAATTAAAGCTGATTTAAAAGATGTGGATATTATTATCCTAGGTGAAGGTATCAGTCAATTTGCCTTGAGGCGCGGAGAATTAATCTCGTGTAAAGCAAGATTAGAAATCAAAGCACTTCAGAAAAATAATGAAAAAGTTTTAGCAATAAAAAGTTTAACCAGCTCGGGCGTAGATGTCAGCGAAGCGATTGCAGGAAAAGAAGCACTGCAAAATTGTGCCAATAACCTTGCTGTAAAATTTATAAGTGAAATGATGGAAACCTGGAAAGAAAAGTGA
- a CDS encoding NUDIX hydrolase, whose product MQKWEQKSSELVFEAGFMKLRKNKCVNPRNSHVGDYYVFHFPDWVTIVPFTQQGNVVMIRQYRHGSQEYELELPGGAIEKGEDVVEAGIRELQEESGGTCSDYELLGKVRPNPSMQDNWCYTVLAKDVQLGSVRNMDLGEDIEVLEMTPRELKQAIKSGELNNAMMISSLYLADAL is encoded by the coding sequence ATGCAGAAATGGGAACAGAAAAGTTCAGAGCTTGTTTTTGAAGCAGGTTTTATGAAATTACGAAAAAATAAATGTGTTAATCCAAGGAATTCCCATGTGGGGGATTATTACGTTTTTCATTTCCCCGATTGGGTAACAATCGTGCCTTTTACTCAGCAAGGTAATGTTGTCATGATTCGCCAGTACCGTCATGGAAGTCAAGAATATGAGTTAGAACTTCCCGGTGGAGCCATTGAAAAAGGTGAAGATGTGGTGGAAGCGGGCATACGTGAACTGCAAGAAGAAAGCGGTGGAACTTGTTCCGACTATGAACTCTTAGGCAAAGTGCGTCCCAACCCTTCAATGCAAGATAACTGGTGCTACACAGTGCTTGCCAAAGATGTTCAACTGGGGTCAGTGCGTAATATGGACCTAGGCGAAGATATCGAAGTCTTAGAAATGACTCCTAGAGAACTTAAGCAAGCGATAAAGTCTGGTGAATTAAATAATGCCATGATGATCTCATCCCTCTACTTAGCGGATGCTTTATAA